The proteins below are encoded in one region of Castor canadensis chromosome 6, mCasCan1.hap1v2, whole genome shotgun sequence:
- the LOC141424284 gene encoding NUT family member 2G-like — MDIMDWLETQPLTIGESDGNSEEEGMEQKQEDEGTFADPDLLSYIDELCSNKDFVMNVEEIIHPKFLEALLSPDPELDLMALTEFLEQEEGLNPVQHISGGDLDADPIGPEDIVLSGSHGSPSLEDTVSSAPPQFHGNHSQSLGQRSTVHSGQPSADGGPQGSSEEDEDLPSLAYLLNSQHPLLPRGLALSPVPDGNLLRRGLSLDSPPAAKSRKRDVLGFSLGVDKTPHGQGVSKGQDLALGVIPSSQPKRRRCDVFGTNNSKKRH, encoded by the exons ATGGATATCATGGACTGGCTGGAAACTCAGCCGTTGACCATTGGAGAGTCTGACGGTAACTCggaagaggaaggaatggagcagaagcaggaagacgAGGGGACATTTGCAGATCCAGATCTCCTGAGCTACATTGATGAACTGTGTTCCAACAAGGACTTTGTCATGAAT GTAGAGGAAATCATTCACCCCAAATTCCTAGAAGCCTTGCTTTCCCCAGACCCTGAACTAGATCTCATGGCCCTAACTGAGTTTCTGGAGCAGGAAGAAGGACTAAATCCTGTGCAG CACATTTCAGGTGGAGACTTGGATGCAGACCCAATAGGTCCTGAGGACATTGTCTTATCAGGGAGTCATGGATCTCCCTCACTAGAAGACACCGTGTCCAGCGCTCCTCCCCAGTTCCATGGAAACCACTCTCAGAGCCTTGGGCAGAGAAGTACAGTGCATTCTGGACAACCTTCTGCTGATGGTGGGCCCCAAGGGAGCAGTGAGGAAGACGAAGACCTCCCAAGCCTGGCATACCTGCTTAACTCACAACATCCTCTGCTGCCCAGGGGGTTAGCACTGAGCCCGGTTCCTGACGGGAACCTGCTCCGCAGAGGACTCAGCTTGGATTCACCTCCAGCTGCCAAATCAAGAAAGCGAGATGTCCTAGGATTCTCGTTGGGTGTGGACAAGACACCCCATGGACAAGGGGTATCCAAGGGTCAGGACTTGGCTCTTGGGGTGATTCCCTCTTCACAACCTAAGAGGAGGAGGTGTGACGTATTTGGCACCAACAATAGTAAAAAGAGGCACTGA